The DNA region CCACGCTGCCCCTCGCCAACAACATTCATTTCGCCGCCCTGACAGAGCGCGACCGCGGGTGGCTCGCTCAGTGCGGCGTCCCATCCGCGCGCATCCACGTGGTGCCCAACCCACAAAGCGAGCATCCTCCTGCGCACCTAGTTTGCGAGCCGGAATTCTCGCCCCCGCACCTCGTGATGCCCGTCCGCGGCATCCGACGCAAGAACCTGGGCGAAGCCGTGCTTTGGGCCCGCGAGCTAAAGCCGCTCGGTGGCAAAGTCACGGTCACTCTTCCACCAACCTCGGAGGTGGACATCCCCGGCTACAACGCATGGCGCACATTCGCCAACGCCCACGCCATCCCATTCCACGCACCGCCAACCGGTGAGGTAAAGCCCCGCCCGATCGCCACGATTTTCAGCGAAGCCTCCGCCGTATTGTCGACTTCGGTTCAAGAAGGGCACGGCTTCGCACTGCACGAGCCGTGGCTCTACCAACGTGCCGTCATTTCCCGCACACTGCCGAACGTTCCACCGATCGCCCCCGCCCTGAGCTACCACCGCATCCCAGTACCACGAGAGCTACTCGACCTCGACGCACTTCGAGTTGAAATCACACGCCGCACCGGCCCGCGTGCCGAGGCAATTTGGCAATACCATTACGCCGGCGAATCGATCGACTTCGCCCAGCTCCCGACAACTGCCCAACAATCACTTCTCGAAAACCCCGACTTCACGCCTGTATTCGAAACCGAATCCGGCGACCCCGTGACGGCACGCGAGCTCGTCCACCGCGCCCAACATACTGCTCCACCGTCACTCCCACCGAGGGATCGCTGCGCGCTACTCGACGCCTTGGAAAAATGCGCAGAGTCTCCAACGTCCGACCTTCACTGGGCATCGAGCGCCCCGCTCGCGAACGACCTCTTGAAGCCCAAGCACTTCCGCATTCTCACCAGCTAAAAACGACTAAGCTCAGCAGCGTTCCGGCCTGGAAAAAAAGTGAAAAACCAGCGACAAATCAGTTGCACCAAATTCAAATCAGAGGTAATGGGGACGCCCGCACCGCAAGCGGCGAAGCAATTCGCTCGCGATGCAAAATGCGCAGATAGCTCAGCGGTAGAGCAACCGGCTTTTAACCGGTTGGTCCTGGGTTCGAATCCCAGTCTGCGTACTTCTCTTTCCTAAAATCCACGTCCTTCTTCGGACGTGGCTTTTTTTGTTGCTCCTGAATCTGACAGTCTCAGGCAGCCCGAGGCATTTTGTCCAAATTCCCTCCCATTATCGTCCACAAACCAGTTGCACGGACCAAAAATCGAGGGTAAATAGACGCCCGCACCGCATGAGGCGAAGCGATTCGCCCACGATGCAAAATGCGCAGATAGCTCAGCGGTAGAGCAACCGGCTTTTAACCGGTTGGTCCTGGGTTCGAATCCCAGTCTGCGTACTTCTCTTTCCTAAAAGCCACGTCTATCTCAGACGTGGCTTTTTTCGTGTCTCCGCCGCGCCACGATCATTGGCCGGAACCAGAACGGTGCTCCCACGCTCCGCGTCGAACAGAAGGAAGTACTCAACCGGCACACTGGGATCAGGCGACGCCCGTCCGCGCCCCAGCGCACAACTCCACGGCACCAAGCGAGTCGGTGCCACAAGCACTTTGCCCACCACCCGCAGGTTCGCTCCAGTCAGTCCGCCCGCCCCATTTGAAACTAGGTACTCCAACCTGTCCTGCGGTGCGGGGATCTCGACCTGCACACCCGCCGGCACGTGGCAGCACACCCAATACTCAATGTCATGCAGCCGCGCATAACGATCGATCGCATTGCGACCGGGGACCCGCGTGTCACCGAGCGGGAATTCTCCCAACTCATCTTTCTCGTAGCTGACCACACCACCGCTCCGGTTGCGCCCAACCCACTCGGAATTCCTCCCCGCCCAGTTCAACACAGCATCCCCGACCGGCACCGCCCCGGAGGGCCCGCTCATCGTTCCACAACTACAACACAAGAGCCCGATCAGGACATAGAGGCAAAAATGGTAACACCAACGCTCCATACCCAATACATCGATCGGGCACTTTAAAACGTTAGATTACACATCCCAGCCACGCATCTGCGCCTCCGCAACGAGCCACAAAAAATCCGCCCGCTGCCAACCATGGGCAACGGGCGGATCAGAATCATTCGCAAGCTGGTGGGATTACCACTTCAACTCGGCGATGCGC from Sulfuriroseicoccus oceanibius includes:
- a CDS encoding glycosyltransferase; translated protein: MHIVIAHYHLKPGGVTSVILAQSRELTEVGHRVTIASSCPATEVNQTAHTTVPELAYAEPSSESTAAGDTIAQGLLAARPDLVHWHNPLLGKNPGTLEAIAKIHRAGVPQLLHCHDFAEDARPALLAALRAVQPATLPLANNIHFAALTERDRGWLAQCGVPSARIHVVPNPQSEHPPAHLVCEPEFSPPHLVMPVRGIRRKNLGEAVLWARELKPLGGKVTVTLPPTSEVDIPGYNAWRTFANAHAIPFHAPPTGEVKPRPIATIFSEASAVLSTSVQEGHGFALHEPWLYQRAVISRTLPNVPPIAPALSYHRIPVPRELLDLDALRVEITRRTGPRAEAIWQYHYAGESIDFAQLPTTAQQSLLENPDFTPVFETESGDPVTARELVHRAQHTAPPSLPPRDRCALLDALEKCAESPTSDLHWASSAPLANDLLKPKHFRILTS